The Lepus europaeus isolate LE1 chromosome 21, mLepTim1.pri, whole genome shotgun sequence genome has a window encoding:
- the CCL24 gene encoding C-C motif chemokine 24 → MAGPATIAASLLLLALGAHHLIPAGTVGIPSSCCMNFIPKKIPESHVVSYQLSSGSVCPRAGVIFTTKKGYKVCSDPKQQWVQSYVRNLEAKGRKSSMGARAPGGRRPGQTRA, encoded by the exons ATGGCAGGTCCTGCCACCATCgcagccagcctcctgctgctggcTCTTGGTGCCCACCACCTCATCCCTGCAG GCACCGTGGGcatcccctcctcctgctgcatGAACTTTATTCCTAAGAAGATCCCTGAGAGCCACGTGGTGAGCTACCAGCTGTCCAGCGGGAGTGTCTGCCCCAGGGCAGGTGTGAT TTTCACCACCAAGAAGGGCTACAAAGTCTGCAGCGACCCCAAGCAGCAGTGGGTGCAGAGCTACGTGAGGAACCTGGAGGCCAAGGGGAGGAAATCTTCCATGGGGGCCAGAGCGCCGGGCGGCAGACGTCCCGGACAAACACGGGCTTGA